In Rhodamnia argentea isolate NSW1041297 chromosome 1, ASM2092103v1, whole genome shotgun sequence, the genomic window ttttgtcttTCAAAATCGGACTTCAAAATCCTCTTATCTCATAACTATTGAagtttttctttgtcaaaatgCACGAAAGCTTTAAACGATAATATTTGTTTATCATTGTCATGTTTGAccattttcacttctttttttcattgacATACACTATTTGACGAACAAAAAACTACATTAGCCTGTTGTTTTGTCAGAATCTTCTATTATGCGTTGACTTGGATAATGGACTTATCATCTTCTTGATGCCGACATTTACACTGCCACCCAAGTTGGAAcggttcgaccaaaaaaaaaaaaaaaaagttggaacgGCCTATCACATTAGTCCATCTCAGCATTATTAGTATATTTGAGGAGATGGAGAGGTTCCTCGGACAAAAAATTAGAATGCCCACTTGACATTCGAAATAAAACGACATCGTGGGGAATCTAGGGGTCATTATGTAGTAATTTTGGTTCTATAGAGAGAACATAtcaagggcaaaaaaaaaacattaggtTAGTAAAATTCAAAACTCCACTTTTGTcttcttaatttattttactCAAACGCTTGCAGCGggttataaataaataaaaaaaataaaagcattttaTGCATATGTTTGGACACATCAATTTCGACAAAAGAATATCAGAAGTGTTAAAGTTTATTTGcggtgctcactttaatgccaattttttttcagattactatgattaatttttttgaaaaacgattatttgagtgccaaatCCAATttgcttggccgaaaattcaacGTGGCATGCTTTTATTAATAATTCAAGCCTACATGGCTCTTCGAAGATtccagtcagcaataaaaaagctaaaagtttttaaaatatcaataattaaaaaataagctaaaaaattaatttaaaaaagggggcttgtagtggcgagggcttgcacagccctcgccgccaccgAGCGCCGGCCCCCACTAAGGTCGACACGAATCTCCAACCACCGGCCAAGGCCCAACGATCCTCACCAACCATTGGTGATGGTGGAAGGGCAGCGGCAAGGGTTGTGCAAgtctcatttttctattttttttagcttattttaaaatttaatttagttttttttaaaaaattagcttatttttaagtttaattgTCCATGaggactgaatttttttaaaaaaaattaccatgtagactattttttaaataaatttgccccataatattaaaattttgaaaataaatgtcaCGTGATCGCCTTGATCGGAATCTCTAGCCGTTAACACTTacgtgatcgttttttctccgatttggcacttaagtaagtCTGCGAAAAATTTTACCACCaaaagtgagtgtcgtacgtaaattttgacatttctagTGTTATTTTGCCCATTAATTTCTCTGGTGCCTTTTGTtttaatgaaaaggaaaagtatgCTCGGCGATATGCTTCGCTAAATCCTTGCCCTTTTGAAGTTGAAATTGTGATAAAAGCGGGACGATTTTGGGTCAAAATGAAGATTAGCCGTCGgaaatttgatgttgagaaTGGACGTAGGTGGATTTTGGGGGATAAAACAGGGGTAGAGATTTAGTAAAAGCGTGACTGTTGTAGCGCGGACATCAATCAAGTTCAATAGTTTTCGATCAGCTGGTGAGAGATTTATTCACTCTATCATGTTAAAAAACACTAAAATAAACGAACGCCATCTTCAAcaattaattttcctttatctttttcGCTGTTCTATGAAATAGCTTTATGGCTGTTCCCATCAAATTAACAAATCAATTCGCGTTTCGATCCAAAGAGCACAAGGatcaaattgcacaaaattgAAGTTCGGGGGATAGATTTGAAATTCATGCGTCCGGATTATTTTTAGTATTGTCtcgagataaataaataaagggaaaatttctaAATGAGGGCTCGAAgtactcattttctcaaaaaaatggctcgaaataataaatgcatgaagtgccatatttattttaaagaagggctTAAAGTGGatattaattcaaataaaggcGTGAGGTGGTCATATTAGTGTAAAAAAAGGCATGGTCCCCGATAATGgcggtatttttgtcatttattttgattttttttctcttttctattcttttgaaaaaaaatggaaatacaGGCGGGAGGGCGGCCTaccctcccgcctgtggccgATGACCCTCGCCCTCTCCCGGTTCTTGCGAGGGCCAGCAGGTGGCCTGtgttgtttttttgttgttgtcaaattttaacttaatttaactaaaacttAGATCAAAATGGTGTTTTAATAAAAATGCCATTTTGATCGATTGGCGAGgtcagactcttatttgaattgaTCATGGACActtcaaatatttatttgagACGATTTTAACCTTTTGAACCCTTATTTAATTACtttaaattcttatttaaaataatatcaatttcgaaacattatttgaaatttccccGTAAATAAACACAGAAAATCTCAATAGCCCTGGTTTTTTTGGCGCCTTATCTTTGGTCAACCCCACCGAGAAGCCATCGGAGCAATCTTCGCTCTCTCTGAATCCATGGCGTCAGTCAACGGACTCAAACCCGCAGTCCTCCAATCCTCCTACTTCTTCAACCCTTCATCTCCCTCGTCACTTCCCATCACCGCGCCCAAAACCCCCAAGCTCTCACGCTCTTTTAGCTCCGTCTCCTCGACCGTTATTCACCATCGCCAGGACCCCACCACGACCGTGTCTCGAAGGTTGTTGCTTCCTTCAGTTTCGGGCATTTGGGAGGCTCTcaccggaggaggaggaggaggaggcaacaATGCGCGCGAAGCGGTTCTCGCTGTTCGACGGGGAATGCTGCTCTTCAGACaggttttccattttcaatGCTGGGTTCTTGTGTTTTCCAATAATGTCTCTGTTTCGGCATGCTTGCTCTGTTCGACGTTGCATAGCACAGTGGTAGTGGATATCATAGGTTGATTAGGGCGTTGGCATAGTGATTTCTCACTATATGCTGTCGTCTGAAGGGCTTAATCTTTCTTTGATTTCCTGTAGGGTGACGTCGTTGGTTCTTTGCTAGAATTTGATAAAGCGATAGAGCTGGATCCTCGTCAAAAGGCATGTAAGTTGGTCGAATTTCGTGAAAAGTGCTCTGCAAGTTTTACTTGCTAATGTCATGATGTTTTTGTGCATAACTGGAGTACTTCCTTCGGTGTATTTAGATCTTTGGCAAAGAGGGCTGTCACTTTACTATCTCGATAGGTAATAAATGATACTTTATCGGCTTGTGTGTTTTGTTTGCGTACTTACTGATCCTGGTCCACCTATTACCTCTGCCCGTGAATGCTTGTCGAAGTAGTTTTTCGCTAATACACTTGGAATTCCTGTGCCCTTCAGTTTTCATGTGATCTCTCTCAATTTCTGTTCTATTTTCTCCCACCATCTTTGTGGAAATTCAAATGAGGCTAATGGTGCTTGTTGAATTTAGGACGTAAGAATAGTCTGATTCTTAGTTTCTGTTTACTTCTTATAAAGGTTCGAAGGAGGTGCGGAGCAGTTCAGAATAGATGTTGCGCAAAATCCAAATGACACGGAGGAGTCAATATGGTGCTTTCTTTCTGAGGCTCAACTGTATGGAGTGGATGAAGCAAGGAAAAGATTTCTTGAAGTAAGTGCCTTTTCTTGGTCCAGCAAGTGTAGTAAAATCGTGATGTTGAAAAGGTGCTGCATAAGCTAACTCTTCCAGTGGGCCTGACTAAGAATGTTACTCGTCATTGATAGTTTAGCTATTGCATTGAATTTTGGGTGTTTGACCTCATGCTTTCAGATTGGGTGTACAAAAAACATGCTTATGGTACCTCTTGCAATATTATAGTGGCTTTCTACTTGC contains:
- the LOC115752863 gene encoding uncharacterized protein LOC115752863, which produces MASVNGLKPAVLQSSYFFNPSSPSSLPITAPKTPKLSRSFSSVSSTVIHHRQDPTTTVSRRLLLPSVSGIWEALTGGGGGGGNNAREAVLAVRRGMLLFRQGDVVGSLLEFDKAIELDPRQKAYLWQRGLSLYYLDRFEGGAEQFRIDVAQNPNDTEESIWCFLSEAQLYGVDEARKRFLEVGKDPRPVMREAYNLFKDGGDPEKLVAGFLNGRDSEYFYASLYAGLYYEAENKPEGAKHYIIAACQSPYGERSDDYMASLAKVHCLCRDWSST